The Pseudomonas sp. IAC-BECa141 genome contains the following window.
CAAGGCCACTGTGACGCCAGTCATGCAGCAACAGGACATCGCGGGGCTGGCCGTGGCCGTGACCGTCGATGGCAAGGCGCATTACTTTAACTACGGGGTCGCCGACAAGAGCACCGGGCAAGCGGTGAATGAAAACACCCTGTTCGAAATCGGCTCGGTGAGCAAAACCTTCACCGCAACCCTCGCCGCCTACGCCCAGGCCAGCGGCAAACTGCAATTCTCCGACAAGGCCAGCCAGCACTGGCCCGAGCTGAAAGGCAGCGCCTTCGACCACATCAGCCTGCTGCAACTGGGCACCTACAGCGCCGGTGGCCTGCCACTGCAATTTCCGGATGCCGCGGATTCTGCCGACAAGATGCTCGGCTATTACCAACACTGGAAATCGATGTTTCCGGCCGGTAGCCAGCGTCTGTATTCCAACCCGAGCATCGGCTTGTTCGGTTACCTGGCGGCGAAAAGCCTGGGCCAGCCGTTCAATCAAGTCATGACTGAAACCCTGCTGCCGAAACTCGGGCTCAAGCACACCTACCTGTCGGTGCCGGCGTCTGAACAGAAGCTCTACGCCCAGGGCTATGACAAGACCAACAAACCGGTTCGCGTCAGCCCCGGCGCACTGGATTCCGAAGCCTACGGCGTAAAAACCAGTGCCGCCGACCTGCTGCAATACGTCGAGGCCAACCTCGACACCACCAGACTCGAAACACCGCTGCAAAAAGCCATCGCCCTCACCCACTCCGGCTACTACACCGTTGGTGACATGACCCAGGGCCTGGGCTGGGAACGCTACGCCTACCCGATCAGCCTCGAACGCCTGCTGGACGGCAACTCGACGCCAATGGCCATGGAACCGCACAAGGTCAAATGGCTGAATCCGCCACAGCCTGAACCGGCGAACGTGCTGCTGAACAAGACGGGTTCCACCGCTGGCTACGGCGCGTATGTCGCGTTCGTGCCATCGAAAAAAGTCGGGATCGTGATTCTGGCGAACCGCAATTACCCGAATGGAGAGCGGGTGAAGATTGCGCACAGGATTCTGGGTGAGTTGACCCTGTGATCACGCCATAAAAAACGGGCGACCTGAGAAGGTCGCCCGTTTTTGTTTGGGAGGTTGAAAACTACGCCTGTAGCTTCCAGCCCAGTACATCCATCAGATCGCAGCTATCGCGCAGAGGGATTGCCAGCACCCGGGCGAAGTCCTGCAACAGTAATGAGTCATGACCGATGCCGTCGCTCAATGAAAGTGTTTCCAACAACTGCGTCACGCTGCGCAATCGGTACGCGGCAGTGCCGTGGAGTACGTCTACCGGGGCTTCGCGATCAATCAGGAGACAGGGAATCTGGCAGTCGATGCCGGTGATGGGGATGTAGCGGGGCTTGGTTGATTCGGTGCAAATTTCAGGTGATTCGAAATTCGTTTTCTTCATGGGTGTAACTCCAATGGGATTGTAAAAAAAGCTACCCATCTCACTTCCACATGAGGGTGGCAGCTGTACGCAGGTGTGGAAGACCGAGCCAATCACCCTAACCCGGCGCACCCGAAAGCGCTCCCGCGTACAGCCACCATAAGTCCGCGATGTTGACATAAAAGATGTCGCCATGCGCTTTACGGTGCTTGGTGAATGAGTCTGAAAACCGGACTTCCACATCCGACCGCTGATTTTGCAGCGGCCCGGAAAGGTTATCGGCACCGCTGCCAGAGCACCAGTTCACCAATACCGCCGCGCGTTGCAGGAAATATCCGACGAATCTGAAGGGTGTTGCCTAGCCATTTTGGTGGGAATATGCGGCAACTATTTTGATGGGTGACCGGGTGAATTCGAGTATCTACACTCCACCGAATCAATCCGTGGCCGGTGATGACATAATGCGCGCCAAAGCCTTTAAATCGACTGCGCCGAAAGGGTGATGTATGGAAATTTTCAGTTTTAGCCTTAAGGATGTCGGCCGGTTCCACGACTTGACGGTGTTTCTGGCGCCGACTGCTGTTCACTCATCAAATGTAACAGTACTAGTAGGTAACAACGGCGCCGGCAAAACCACTCTCCTAAAGTCACTGGCCACATCACTGAGTTGGCTAGTTGCCAGAATCCGGACTGAAAAAGGTAGTGGTAACTATCTTAACGATGTCGACATTCGAAATGGTGCTTCAACCTCGCTAGTTTTAGTAGCTGCGGCCGACTTGTCACAGGCTCAATCAGATCCTCCGATGGGAAAAGATGTACTTTTCACGTGGGGTATCGCACGGGGTAAACAAGGACGGAAATCGGCAGTTCATAGCGAGCTGGTAAACGTCAGTCGACTTGCAGATCACTATCGCAACAAACTGACCACCGATGATAAGGCCTCTCTTCCTCTGATCGCCTATTACCCAGTTGAGCGGTCGGTTCTTGAAATCCCGCTAAAAATCAAAACCAAACACACCTTCGACCAACTCGACGGCTACGACAACTCGCTCAACCGAGGCGTCGACTTCCGCCGTTTCTTCGAGTGGTTCCGCGAACGCGAAGACAGCGAAAACGAAACCGGTATTTCCGACACTGCACTGGCTGAAATCTCCGAAAAATTCGGCTCGGACAGCGAGGTCTGGCAAACCCTGTCCAAACTGAAAGCCTCCTCCCGCGACCGCCAACTGACTGCCGTGCGCTCCGCCATCGCCGCGTTCATGCCCGGCTTCACCAACCTGCGCGTGCAACGCAAACCGCGCCTGCACATGGCCATCGACAAGGATGGCGTCACCCTCAACGTCGCCCAGCTCTCTCAAGGCGAGAAGTCGATGATGGCGCTGGTCGGTGATATCGCCCGCCGTTTGGCGATGATGAACCAGTCCCTGGACAACCCACTCCATGGCGACGGCATCGTGCTGATCGACGAAGTGGATCTGCACCTGCACCCAAAATGGCAACGCAGCTTGATCCGCCAACTGAGCGAAACCTTCCCCAACTGCCAGTTCGTGCTGACCACCCATTCGCCACTGGTCATTAGTGACGCCAAGGATGTTCTGGTTTACGTGCTCAATGACGGTGAACTCCACGAACACAACGGCCTATACGGACTCGATGCCAATCAGGTGCTGCTGGAAGTCATGGACACCGATATCCGCAACAGCGACGTTCAAAAACGCTTGAACGCGTTGCTCGAACGCTTGCAGGACGGTGATCTGGAAACCGCACAGAAGCTATTCGCCGAACTGGCAGAAGAACTTCCAGACGGTCATATCGAACTGGCGAAAGCAGCGCTGTTGCTGCGCAAGCTGGAGCTGCGTCGTGCGTAAGATCACCAAGGGAGCCGAGCCGGAACAACTCATCAGATGGAAACGCGCCAACACAACATTACGTTACCGGGACCTGCCCAGCGAAGAACGTGTGAGCGTGCGCACGGCCTGTATAGCGGAACAGTTCAGCCTTTGCGCCTATTGCTGCCAGACCATTGCAGGCGACAACTCACATAACGAGCACGTTGAAGCCCAGGATAAGGCCCCCAATCGCACATTGGAGTTCACCAACATCGTCGCCAGTTGCCAGCGCCAGAATCAATGTGGACATCATCGAGGCACCCGCCCACTGGATCTGACGCCCTTGATGGAGGAGTGCGAGTCGGAATTGAAGTTTTACCTGTCCGGTAGAGTGACCGGCAAAACCGAACGCGCAAATTCAGCCTTGGAAATCTTGAATCTCGGTCATACCGAAGAAAGCAATCGCGGACTCATAGGGGCGCGGAAACAGCTGGTTGATCAGCTGATATTTACAGGAGGCATGCAACCCGATGACCTTGAAGATGAAGAGCTACTGGGCATTCTCCTTGATGACATGTTGACTCCCAAGAATGGCCAGCTCGCGGCTTTTTCTCCGG
Protein-coding sequences here:
- the ampC gene encoding class C beta-lactamase, whose protein sequence is MSSINLNKLKSFSAFGLLFGAATCLAAPQTDDQLQALVKATVTPVMQQQDIAGLAVAVTVDGKAHYFNYGVADKSTGQAVNENTLFEIGSVSKTFTATLAAYAQASGKLQFSDKASQHWPELKGSAFDHISLLQLGTYSAGGLPLQFPDAADSADKMLGYYQHWKSMFPAGSQRLYSNPSIGLFGYLAAKSLGQPFNQVMTETLLPKLGLKHTYLSVPASEQKLYAQGYDKTNKPVRVSPGALDSEAYGVKTSAADLLQYVEANLDTTRLETPLQKAIALTHSGYYTVGDMTQGLGWERYAYPISLERLLDGNSTPMAMEPHKVKWLNPPQPEPANVLLNKTGSTAGYGAYVAFVPSKKVGIVILANRNYPNGERVKIAHRILGELTL
- a CDS encoding AAA family ATPase gives rise to the protein MEIFSFSLKDVGRFHDLTVFLAPTAVHSSNVTVLVGNNGAGKTTLLKSLATSLSWLVARIRTEKGSGNYLNDVDIRNGASTSLVLVAAADLSQAQSDPPMGKDVLFTWGIARGKQGRKSAVHSELVNVSRLADHYRNKLTTDDKASLPLIAYYPVERSVLEIPLKIKTKHTFDQLDGYDNSLNRGVDFRRFFEWFREREDSENETGISDTALAEISEKFGSDSEVWQTLSKLKASSRDRQLTAVRSAIAAFMPGFTNLRVQRKPRLHMAIDKDGVTLNVAQLSQGEKSMMALVGDIARRLAMMNQSLDNPLHGDGIVLIDEVDLHLHPKWQRSLIRQLSETFPNCQFVLTTHSPLVISDAKDVLVYVLNDGELHEHNGLYGLDANQVLLEVMDTDIRNSDVQKRLNALLERLQDGDLETAQKLFAELAEELPDGHIELAKAALLLRKLELRRA
- a CDS encoding retron system putative HNH endonuclease; translated protein: MRKITKGAEPEQLIRWKRANTTLRYRDLPSEERVSVRTACIAEQFSLCAYCCQTIAGDNSHNEHVEAQDKAPNRTLEFTNIVASCQRQNQCGHHRGTRPLDLTPLMEECESELKFYLSGRVTGKTERANSALEILNLGHTEESNRGLIGARKQLVDQLIFTGGMQPDDLEDEELLGILLDDMLTPKNGQLAAFSPVLVNVIRQLMT